The proteins below are encoded in one region of Malaclemys terrapin pileata isolate rMalTer1 chromosome 8, rMalTer1.hap1, whole genome shotgun sequence:
- the LOC128842501 gene encoding calcium-activated chloride channel regulator 1-like, with the protein MRVFKSLVLLFLVPVVRGSMVQLKNGGYEDIVIAINPELPEDHNIIRNIKDMVKEASTYLFNATKQRFFFKAVKIIIPQHWLPKSEYLSVKTESYDKADVIVANPYLKYGDDPYTLQYGGCGEKGRYIHFTPDFLLNDTLYNIYGSRAKVFVHEWAHLRWGVFDEYNNDAPFYVSVNSGKASVEATRCSADITGKYIVQSCIGNNCMTRECDYDQQTKLYEAGCKFVPEKTQNVPASIMYMQSLPSVVEFCDQSTHNEKATNLQNKMCNYHSTWEVIMNSTDFSNTSPINSASPPFETSFSLLQTKDRAVCLVLDVSGSMAGYNRIKHLYQAAEIFLLQIIEMGSWVGIVTFQSTAQITSNLRQIVSENVRQDLIKYLPKSAGGGTNICAGVRKGFEVIKQKYSNLDGSEIVLLTDGEDSGMSICLKEVEDSGSIIHTIALGPSAAPELEQFSDMTGGLKFYATDTVDSNGLQDAFSGISSGSGNISEQSIQLESTAQIVAVKQWMNGTVTVDSTVGKDTFFVVTWDRSTSPPDISLRDPKGKEYRTSNFTVSDLNLRTARLNIAGTAEVGDWLYWIQNNHTASQVISMIVTSRPASLAVPPVTVKAHMNKDTNNFPNPMVIYAEVSQGFLPVLGATVMATVEPQTGSAVELRLLDDGSGADITKNDGIYSKYFTTFKGNGRYNLKVHIQGRNQTVRLGRRQSRALYVPGYIENGEIKINAPRPEVSDDEIQAKLGSFNRVATGGSFVVKNVPSGGIIDVFPPCKITDLEAQFEEDKIHLSWTAPGNDLDEGQADRYIIKMSESLLDLRNTFENATSVNTSSLVPKPAGTKESFQFKPENVTIENGTIIYFAIRAIDNASLTSEVSNVVQAAQFVPPKESLPDTLPTEVITKSVPTLNVSILVTGSVIAVLIAVSITICILH; encoded by the exons ATGAGGGTGTTCAAGAGCTTGGTTCTTTTATTTCTAGTACCTGTAGTGAGAGGTTCTATGGTTCAGCTGAAAAATGGTGGCTATGAAGATATTGTTATTGCAATTAACCCTGAGTTACCAGAAGATCACAATATCATTAGAAACATAAAG GACATGGTCAAAGAGGCTTCTACTTACTTGTTCAATGCTAcaaaacagagattttttttcaaggCTGTAAAAATTATAATTCCTCAACACTGGCTGCCAAAATCTGAGTATTTAAGTGTAAAAACAGAGTCATATGATAAG GCAGATGTTATCGTGGCTAATCCTTACTTGAAGTACGGAGATGATCCCTACACGCTGCAATATGGAGGATGTGGGGAAAAGGGACGATATATTCATTTCACTCCAGACTTCCTGTTAAATGACACTTTGTATAACATCTATGGATCACGAG CTAAAGTTTTTGTCCATGAATGGGCCCATCTTCGTTGGGGAGTTTTTGATGAATATAATAACGATGCACCTTTCTATGTGTCTGTAAACTCTGGAAAAGCAAGTGTTGAAGCAACTAG ATGTTCAGCTGATATCACTGGTAAATATATAGTCCAAAGCTGCATAGGAAACAACTGCATGACAAGAGAATGCGACTATGATCAACAGACAAAGCTGTATGAAGCTGGATGTAAATTTGTACcagaaaaaacacaaaatgtcccaGCATCTATAATGTACATGCAGAGCCTCCCTTCT GTGGTTGAGTTCTGTGATCAAAGTACTCATAATGAAAAGGCTACAAATCTGCAGAACAAAATGTGTAACTACCACAGCACCTGGGAAGTAATTAtgaactctactgacttcagtaacaCCTCTCCAATAAATAGCGCAAGTCCTCCATTTGAGACCTCCTTCTCATTGCTGCAGACCAAAGACAGAGCAGTCTGTCTAGTACTTGATGTTTCTGGGAGCATGGCTGGG TATAACCGCATTAAACATCTGTACCAAGCTGCGGAGATATTCCTGCTACAAATTATCGAAATGGGTTCCTGGGTTGGAATTGTCACATTCCAATCTACAGCACAAATTACATCTAATCTACGACAAATAGTCAGTGAGAATGTACGCCAGGATCTTATCAAATACCTGCCTAAATCAGCTGGTGGAGGAACTAACATCTGTGCAGGAGTACGCAAAGGATTTGAG GTGATTAAACAAAAATACTCTAATCTCGATGGTTCTGAAATTGTATTGCTGACAGATGGAGAGGATTCAGGTATGAGCATTTGCCTTAAGGAGGTGGAAGACAGTGGATCGATCATTCACACCATTGCCTTGGGGCCAAGTGCTGCTCCAGAACTAGAACAATTTTCAGACATGACAG GAGGCTTAAAGTTTTATGCCACAGATACAGTTGATTCCAATGGCCTACAAGATGCATTCAGTGGAATTTCATCAGGAAGTGGAAATATTTCTGAACAGTCTATTCAG CTTGAAAGTACAGCTCAGATTGTCGCAGTCAAGCAGTGGATGAATGGTACAGTGACTGTAGATAGCACTGTGGGAAAGGACACCTTCTTTGTAGTTACGTGGGATCGAAGCACATCTCCACCAGACATTTCACTGCGGGACCCCAAAGGAAAAGAATATAGAACGTCAAACTTCACAGTTAGTGATCTAAACCTCCGAACAGCTCGACTGAATATAGCAGGCACTGCAGAG GTGGGAGATTGGTTGTATTGGATTCAAAATAATCACACAGCCTCTCAAGTCATATCAATGATAGTAACATCTCGACCAGCATCTTTGGCTGTGCCTCCAGTGACTGTGAAAGCCCACATGAATAAGGATACAAACAACTTCCCTAATCCAATGGTGATTTATGCAGAAGTTAGTCAAGGATTTTTGCCTGTTCTTGGTGCAACCGTGATGGCCACTGTTGAACCACAGACTGGATCTGCAGTGGAGCTCAGACTCCTTGATGATGGTTCCG GTGCTGATATTACCAAGAATGATGGAATCtattcaaagtactttacaactTTCAAGGGAAATGGTAGATACAACTTAAAAGTGCATATCCAGGGGAGAAATCAGACTGTCAGACTTGGCCGCAGGCAGAGCCGAGCCTTGTATGTTCCAGGCTACATAGAAAATG gtgaaatcaaaataaatgcaCCGAGACCTGAAGTTAGTGATGATGAAATTCAAGCAAAGCTAGGAAGTTTCAATAGAGTTGCAACAGGAGGTTCTTTTGTAGTGAAGAATGTTCCATCAGGAGGCATTATTGATGtgttcccaccctgtaaaattacTGACCTTGAGGCTCAGTTTGAAGAAGATAAAATTCACTTGTCTTGGACAGCTCCCGGGAATGACTTGGATGAGGGACAAG CTGACAGATACATAATAAAAATGAGTGAAAGTCTTCTGGACCTAAGGAACACCTTTGAGAATGCTACTTCAGTGAATACCTCTAGTCTGGTACCTAAACCTGCCGGCACCAAAGAATCATTTCAGTTTAAACCGGAAAATGTCACAATAGAAAATGGCACCATAATCTACTTTGCAATACGTGCCATTGATAATGCCTCCCTGACCTCAGAGGTGTCTAATGTAGTACAGGCAGCTCAGTTTGTTCCTCCAAAGGAATCCTTGCCTGATACGCTTCCTACTGAAGTTATCACTAAGAGTGTTCCTACAC TCAATGTTTCAATACT